TGTAGCATTTTTCTGCGAATGTTCTACCATTGGTAATACATTGGGGTAAATAGGGCCAGATCTTATTATTGTCAATGTTAATTTCACAGTCCCTTATTTTGGTGCTCTATCAATAAAATATAGTGcgaaggtaataataataataatgataattatatatatagttatttgaCTAAAAAATATCTCCAAGATTTACATTACTTGTTTTAGTTTATGTATCGTACTTTGCTTGGTAATCATAgttttcatttctatttaaGATTATGGGGTTGCCTTAATGATTACTTTAATGAAAGCATTGGGAGTTCCGTAATAAAAACATGGCAACGTGAGTATTAACAAAGGACAATCTCTAGTAGTCGCTGTATTACGTTCACCTTGGCTTCTGTGTGAacgtgatgggagttgcagtccacaCAGCCGGACCCCCAGACCCGTCACGTCTATTAATATCATATTGGGATAAGGTGTTACGCTGCCTCTGTCCAGCAGGAATAGGCCGGTCTCATTTATAATGAAATCTGCCCATTGAGTGGCAATTCATAAAGCTGCCATGTCCACCTCTCCCTTGTCACACCCTCATTCCTGGCCAGACAGGACATCCTCACCCTCCGTACTGTACGAGGTTGGGCTGAGGGGTCACATTCCGAGACCCACCCACTATTTCTGATTAACCCAGTCAGTTCCTCTATTAAAACGCAGAGAAGCCATTGCAGAAGTtgctcctctggtgccccctctAGCGTTGACTGGGAGCAGCGGGCTGTGTCCGCCGCAGCAGGTGGTGACCCCGCCTACCTTGTGTCCCTACCCAGCCACTCAGGTGCGAGGTGGGGTTTGCCCCCCTTCCCTGCTCCATCACGTTATATAAAGGCAACCGCTCCCACTCCGCTCAGTCTGTCCCGAACTCGCAATCCCACTCAGAGCCCACTCTTACGCCACTGACACTCAGCAAGTCGCCACCATGTCCGTCAGAGTCAGCAAAGTGTCTTACCGCAGCTCCAGCAGCGCTGCCCCGCGCTCTGCGGGCTTCAGCAGCTTCTCTTACAGCGGAGCCCCCGGTGCCAGCAGAGCCAGCACCGCAGCCTTCAGCCTGGGCTCCAGCTACGGAGGAGGATCCCGATTTGGCAGCGGATACAGGACAGGCTATGGAGTCGGGCTGGGCTCAGGTGCAGGTTCTGCTGGTATCACCGCAGTCAGTGTCAACCAAAGCCTGCTGGCCCCCCTCAATCTGGAGATCGACCCCACCATCCAGCAAGTGAGGACCCAGGAGAAGGATCAGATCAAGACCCTCAACAACAAGTTCGCGTCATTCATTGACAAGGTGAGCCCCCGGCATCCATTGTGACAACCTGGCATAGAAATGGCTACCAGGACCAAACCTGAGCAGGTGCCTTGATAATCTGAGCAACACTCAGCCTGATGAAGTGATCAGTAGTCTGCCTTTAAACCAAGGTAGGGAAGGGGTTAACTACCCTTGGCCCTAACCCAACATTCTCCATTACAACACCAGGTTAATATTTTACTGTAATCGCTGTTCTGTATCAGAGCGTCTGggcatttcatttataaactgacatattgttctttttctaaaactattaaacagctttttttcttctgaatttATCTGAAGACAAAGCGCTTCTGTGTTGGGGATTTAGGTTCCTTCCAAAGTGTTGTTGAGATGCCCATAGGTTGTAACAGCTGCTGCGCCCGCGAAACCCTTTGGGCGATTCTGTAAGCAATGCGAGCGCACTAAAATCTGTAATCGTCGCATTTATTTAAGCTCTATGTAACTGCGCAGAAGCATTAGGCATGCTTTGCTCTGGCACGCATAGGATTCtgttatttgaattattttctGGGGGGGAAAAACTGTTTTTCAGGAAGTCTGTGCTGAGTCCGttccaaaaaatacaaaaaagcacCGCAGGCTTGTCCTACAGAGCAGTGTTCTCACGAAGATAATAATTAACGCTAGGTATGCCAACCAGCCCAGGCTTCTAAAAGTTAAAGCCACAAGGCGGTACTTTGCAAATACCACCTTTCCCACTCCTGGCATGAAATGAGTTAAATGATCTGTAAATGTTTGGCAATGCCACGCCGGGTGATTTGACTacctgtgtcttttttttttgctataaaaaGTGTCTTTACCAAGGAATAATATTCTAAATGAAAAATTAGAAAATTTTAATCAATATTAttttgcataataatttttaaacctTTCGGTGTCGAGGAGCTGCGCAGTGAATTGATTGCACCGTACCAGTGGTGAAAGTTTTAAAATTGTAACCAGTACTGTGATGTAATACCCTCTGACCAGTGCAATTTATTTGCCTATTTGTATTTCTTCTGTTactgtgagtgatgggagtggctGTATCTGTAAAATGCGGGTGTCAACCCAGAGCTTATCGTGATCAGATTGGGTTCTTTGTAGGTGCGGAATACGGTTTAATTCATTCTCCGGTGGTTATCGGCTTCCTTTTTAGTTTATCTGCAGTGGAAGGGAGTTGCCCTCGGAGTAAAATGTTACCTGCCATTATTGCCTTATAGGGGAATGCAGCGACGCGCCACCTAGCCTTGCCCTGCCCTGTGCATGCGCAGCATTATCTGATGCCACAAAGTACACAGAAATACAGCACGGCTTCACACTGAAAGCTGTTACCCATTCTTTTCTAACATAAGCAATGCACCTATCCCAGCAAACACGTTAACCGTaatatgaataaattaaatccaGTTTAGCAGACCCTTGTTTTAGAGTTTTCATGCTCTGACATGCTAAGTATTATGTGACGATGACCATATTTTACAATAATTCCATCAATTTGAGTTATGTAGTGTCAccaagatgatgatgataatatattataatattttgctttttagaCCATTATATTTATAACCATTGATAAAGCCttattagcccaagagaaaattgagtctttagttgaagttggtACCCTGAATTTGGACAACCGAAAAAGGCGTACAATTGCATAAGTGTTCAGGACATCAGTGGTCTCCTCTTTAGATGgaattccatctgaagaagagacctccaaAGTCGAGAGTTTTTTTAacgttacatttttttctgttggccCGGTATTAGTGTTGCCCGTAGTATCTGGATAGAGTGGTGGCATAaagaggcattcagtaacgccatAAAGGAAGATCGCCCTAAGAAGTAAAATAAGTTTGGTTGGGCGTAAAGAGAAAAATGCTGCGTGGAACTGGTCAGATTATCCCAGTTGCAAAGTGTTTTTTGCGATCTGGATGTTGGAGCCCGGATTAGTctacaaaatacatattggCAAGTGTAGGTACCgggaacattttaaaaaaacttttatacgGTGCTTTTTTACTATTCTCTATGTCTCCTATAAAGTTTACATTATCTGTTGCCAGGTTCGCTTCCTAGAACAACAGAACAAGATGCTGGAGACCAAATGGAGTCTCCTGCAGAACCAGAAAACCACTCGCAGTAACATGGACAGCATGTTTGAGGCATACATTAACAACCTGCGTCGCCAGCTGGATACCCTTGGACAAGAAAAGCTCCGCCTGGAGTCCGAGCTTGGAAACATGCAGGGTCTAGTGGAGGACTTCAAGAACAAGTAAGTTGGCTTCAGTGTGGTAGTCAGGGTTACTTATCTCAGCGTTACAGTACGCTGGATCGTTAATGGGTAACTTTATCTGTCCTCTTCATTGGAGAAGACATACCTTTGCCCAATGGATAAAGATAACTTTTGCTGGGTTTAATTCAATATGACATCGAGTTGCTTTTTTTTCGAACGATTTGTGATGTAGCAATTCTTCTGCAGAAATTGGAAGCTTTTTATGACCTTAAATGGTAATTGAGGAGCAACTGTGCAGAACTCCTGAGAGACAGTGCTGCCAAATATCTTTTGTTCCTATAAAAAGTGTCATCTTGATAGACATTTCAGAACTTCCACAAGTTTTTCGCAAGGAGCTGTGGTGAAGGAGTTCATCGCTTTTTTTAGTAACCATCCCAAAACTGCTCCATAATTATACCATTCCATGATCCATCACCTTTCATGTCTCTTGCAGATATGAAGATGAAATCAACAGGCGCACAGAGATGGAGAACGAATTTGTCCTTCTCAAGAAGGtaggtttttaaaattttaatataCTCCGGGTTGTTAAGCACAGAAATCAAGCAGCATTCTCACGAAGATAACATAATTTTATGTATCCGATAGGATGTTGATGAGGCTTACATGAACAAGGTGCAGCTGGAGGCACGACTGGAAGGCCTCACAGATGAAATTAACTTCCTGCGTCAACTGTACGAAGAGGTAAGAACAggcggaaagaaaaaaaaaaatgagattaaaGAGATTTTTACAGATTAATGTAAACAATATGTGTTTTTAGAAACCTGTTATACTAGACAGATCGGCTTGCTGTCCTAAGGACTTCCCCGATCATGTAGAACCATTATTATAAGTTATTCTACCTACCTGAAGGTGTTGGTCGTGGCAGCTTTATAAGGTAGAAAGGAGAAGGAAGTATAGTAAAATGATTAGTAATGCCTGTTTTCCTCTAATGTAAAATAgtcatttacttttaatattcaATACTTATTCAAATATCTCTAAATGGTTACACTGGTTGAAAAACAACAGTGTCTGTAGTtcgtttttgtaaataaatctaCTTATACTAATATGTGAAGGCGACAATGTTCTAACTTGCAGTCCTTTGTGAAACGGATGACTTTTGCATGAAATGTCCCCTCCGCAGCTGTGTTGTCTGTTAACCTTGGTCGTCTTCTTTGCAGGAGCTGAGGGAGCTGCAGTCCCAGATCTCAGACACTTCTGTTGTTTTGTCCATGGACAACAACCGCAACCTTGACCTTGACAGCATTATTGCTGAAGTAAAAGCTCAGTATGAAGACATTGCCAACAAGAGCCGTGCTGAGGTGGAGAGCATGTACCAGATTAAGGTAAGACTTTTATTGTGGACCCCATGTACTGGAAACTTTACCTGAGTTgaacacgtgtgtgtgtgtgtgtgggggggggcaattaaaATTGATTCCTTTGTTGGCTAACCAAGGAGGTGGATTATAATGTTCACGACTATGTAGGTTACTACTTTAACTCTATAATGAAAAACGCCACTGCATTCCTTGCATAGATGTGTGTATGTCCACCCCTAATGTGTGTTAAGAATGGTTGGTGTTGTATCGCCTGCCTTAATTGCACTTAACAATACCTTCAGGCTTCTCGCATCCTATGAAAACAACTTAAGAACAGCAAATCTCACCATGATTGAGAATAAATTGCAGTGCGTTGGTCCTTTGGCCCAggcatacattttaaatgtttaggaACTTATTTTCTTTACCCCATTGATTAGAACTatgcatatataatttgtgCATTATTTGCATTCACATTGTTATAATAAATCCCGCAGTATCAGGAACTCCAATCCTCCGCTGGACGCCATGGAGATGAACTTAGGAATACCAAGAATGAGATCAGTGAGCTGAACCGCTACATCACACGGCTGCAGTCTGAGATTGATGCTCTGAAAGCACAGGTGAGAGCTACTATTCATTACCTCGCCATATTTCACCTGTACTATATTTGTCCGGTGAGGTACTTTAACAGGAATAGacatttaacattattttcatttcagCGTGCAAACCTTGAAGCTCAGATTGCAGAGGCTGAGGAACGTGGGGAGTTGGCACTGAAGGATGCTAGAGCCAAACTGTCTGAGCTGGAAGCTGCTCTGCAGAAGGCCAAGCAGGACATGGCTCGCCAACTGAGAGAATACCAGGAGCTGATGAACGTGAAACTGGCTCTGGATATTGAGATCGCCACCTACAGGAAACTGCTGGAAGGAGAGGAGAGCAGGTATAAGGACAATTCACCTCCTCTGTGTATTTATTCCATTCTACCAGTGCTTATTTGAAGGCAGGCCACGAGTCTCCGAACTGTTAAATTACAACTGATACTGCAAATAGTAGAGGTGATGTTGCTGCAGGCAGGACCACTATAGTAGACATTATCAGATTATGTAAGATTTACATAATAAACATAAcgcatatttatttctttacgtTTTGGGATTTGATTTTAACACTAGTAACAcgtctccatttttttttaaaggctggAATCAGGAATACAGAACATGAGCATTCAGACCAAAACCACAGGATATTCAGGTAATAACTAGTGTCAGAGTGCATTGAATGAACTAGAATTTGGAACTTTTTAAAGTACCGGTATTTACAAACCATTGTAACAGATTTGTTTCGGATGAAGTATTAGGTATCACAGAAGTAACCCTTTGAACCTTACTTTTGCAGGCGTTAGCAGTGGCTACAGTGGAGGACTCCAGAGTGGGTATGGTGGCGGGTATGGCAGTGGTTTTGGAGGAGGTTACAATGTGTACTCAAGCAGTGTGAGTTCCCCCCTGGAAACCTCCCGAACCAAGCGCAGCATTGTAGTGAAGACAGTGGAGACCAAAGACGGAAGAGTGCTGTCTGAATCCTCAGATGTCTTTTCAAAGCCTTGAGCGACTATCTTTCCAGCACCATGCTCCCCCACAGCCAGGACACTTGACAGATGAGCCTTCTCCAAGGCAGATATCAGATTCATGGGTTAGAAGTCTTAAGATGCTTCCCTCAATGGGTCTGCCATTTATGAAATGTACAGACCCTGCTTGCCCTAAGGAATTGACAAATTTACTAATGACATTTGATGGTGCTTGTACAATACAGAATGTTGTCTGCCCACTTCTGAAACTGGGCTCATTGGCAAAATCTGATTGTAAATCTACTATAAATACTACTGTGTCCTAGTCACCAAGATCTTACACTGATTCCCTCTCGGCAGGCTCAGCTTAAGGCAGACTTGGCTAATTGTGGGCTCAGCTGTGGTTTCATAACACTTTCCTTCTTCCTTGGCTTCAGTTCTTACCACTCTTTGCAAAAAGTCACTTTTGAGTTTACAACTCTACTCCTTCAGACCTCTTGCATTGTGCCTTATTGTCCATCCGTGCTGGGTGGATACTGGAAGTGCCTAATCTTTTCTTGCACATTCAGATAAAACtgttaataaaactttttattttaaaaacaaatgtgtcaTTTTAAAGTCTTTTATATACAGCTAAATTAGCCTTACTAACTAAACAAACATTGTTTGGGTGAATGGAGTGGTTCTGTAAGAGCATTAATAAGAATATATGGAACCGGTGATGAGAACATACTGCTCAGGGCCAGCTCTAGGCCAGATGGCACCAGGGCCGaaccaagacataatgccacctgaggcgaagtttaaaatgtcgcACCCCCCCCTGCCAacgccaggggtcattatctacccttcctctccctcccaattatCTACCCTAGCCCCCCACCTTTGTACTtgcctttcagcagtcctgcttcgagtctccctgctctgccacggtgcgcgctgctttactgctgagtgccggaaatgacgtcatttttcggtgctcagcattacaagccagcaccgagaccgagctagggGGCTCgcaaaggagagagaggggcgccgagcgagtACTGACAACTtagtaagcgaaaaccacttggcgcccctctctcctccgctttaaaaaaaaaaaaaaaaaaaaaaaaagtgcagcctctgctccatggtagggccggccctggatggcaccacaagaaaaaatattcatcTGTGCCcctcattttaatattagataGCATAATGTATTTACAATCGtacttttttgttacattaatgTGACTTTTAGAACAGCAGAGCACCATAGTATACTTGTATCCAGCAAAAGAGTTCCTAGAAAATATACattggaggaggaaaaaaggaaCATGTGTGCTTTGATCCTTTATAAGGTGGTATCTTCCTAGTGTCAATATTTTGGATCTGTATCAGAAGAACACACCACTGTCCAGCTCCACCATGTGTGATGCACGCCTGGCAGTTGCCTGGGATGCCCTGCTGATTTATTAAACTATTCAAAAATTGTCCTACGTTTAACTGATACTGTATATCTCTCCTAATCCTTTGTCTCCATGATATACTGTTTACCTTGAGCTAACCCTTTTACAATTGCATAAAACAtgctaaaaataatagaaatgccCAATTTAATCCCAAAATTGTAGGAATTAATTGGGTATATTATTCTATGCACCTGCAACATTAGCATCATCCATGCAggcttttaaaatattgtttgtggGAAATTGCACAGTACTGTAAATGCCAGTGGTGCCTTCAAGGTGGAGGGGAACGTGTAGCGGTCGATCTTACTCTATACAAGCATTATGGGAACCAAACTCCCAAATAGTTGGGAAGTACATCTTTCTAAATGATCATAAGTGGGACTATCTTACAGTATGCATGTACGAATGGATTTGTTGCTACAGTATTCATGTCTCTATTCATACAACCcgaagtgttttatttattgaattacaTGCTTTTGACTTTGGGTGGCCCTTTACAACTCTGTCCCAAAGCAACCCTAGTAGATTTCCAAAGGTCAAGGGTGTtggtgtccttttttttttttttttattttactatatttacaTAGGGTGTGGGCATGTTATAAATCACATGAATCGGATTTACTATGCAACAATGATGTACCAATACTTCACAGTCAGTCAATAAGCAAAATTGTACTCTATGGATGATAAGGCTGATCACTTATCACTGATACCCTGGATCACACCTACTAATGAAACCACGCTCCATGCCGTTGAATGAAAAGGTAGAGGCATATTAcagggacgctccagccatcatgtgcacttCATGGTCTCCCTGTTGCAAATACATGGTGATTTTGTTGGATTATGGGGGAAAAAGGCAGCTaaagggctgcagcttctatgtAAGACCTGTTATGAttgtggaagaatgcatattaaagctcTCATAGAGCATTCTTTTTAGTAGGAGTGTCATGGAGAGtgtaatgtccctttaacagtTATTATAGAAGCTTGGGATTACAGATATTGAATAtccatttttgcttttaaaatctGGGTTACTAAACCtgacgtttttttttccccttagtgCATATTTGCTCTGGTGCCATGTGACGGCAGAGTTGACTTCTTATGCAGTGAAGACTGTAACCATGGTATTAGGAATGACCTGTGGTGCTTGCTGGGAATTTCTGGAACGCATCCAGCAGAAGAAAGCACATGAACTTTGAGCTGAGTTAAAGTGCTCTTGCTTCAGCTCGCTCAGAACAACTTTTGTTTGCCGTCCAAACAACCCTGAGCTTTCTATCTAATCTGGGCTGGGTTGTGTAAAACGAAATTGTTCATCGATGGAAGGAGGCATAGTTTTACGTTAATCCCTAAGAATtttaaggggttttttttagcaatacTTACGTAACTTTCCTGTTTAGAGTTTacagttctttttattttttatttgtctcaTATTTCTAGCAGGTAAGGATAGGAGCAAGTAGGACAGGTTGTCCCATAAATCCTACTAGGCTATAGCATACTTCCTAACCAGAGCCGGACTGGCCACTTGGCACAACAGGCGAATGTCTGACAGGCTGCCAGCGGATATTGCCCAATGTACTTATGTGATCTGctattcaagcagccaatcaggttCTGCCGTGTGCTGTGTGGATGAATACAAATGGCCGCACACTGCACAATTATGAGAATATGAAATGTGGCTGTATGGATTCAGATGGTGGCCGTACATACGTCATTCTGCGTCTGTCAGTCTGTTTGCCAAGGATGCTTAGTTCTTCTCAGTTCAGCCCTGCTCCCAGCTGTCCCTTTTTAGGAGAGACATTCCTTTTTGGGACCTTAACGTCCTGTGCAGGATGGAGAGATGTTGGTTGCATGACCACATTTCCAGCAACTGGTCTCTGCAGCAACTGACTCCACATGTAGGTCATTATTATAATCTTTTGTAGGGCCCCCAGGGCCCTCTGCATTGTCCCCTTTTAACAGCATTGTTCCTACATGAACTT
This sequence is a window from Spea bombifrons isolate aSpeBom1 chromosome 2, aSpeBom1.2.pri, whole genome shotgun sequence. Protein-coding genes within it:
- the KRT8 gene encoding keratin, type II cytoskeletal 8, with protein sequence MSVRVSKVSYRSSSSAAPRSAGFSSFSYSGAPGASRASTAAFSLGSSYGGGSRFGSGYRTGYGVGLGSGAGSAGITAVSVNQSLLAPLNLEIDPTIQQVRTQEKDQIKTLNNKFASFIDKVRFLEQQNKMLETKWSLLQNQKTTRSNMDSMFEAYINNLRRQLDTLGQEKLRLESELGNMQGLVEDFKNKYEDEINRRTEMENEFVLLKKDVDEAYMNKVQLEARLEGLTDEINFLRQLYEEELRELQSQISDTSVVLSMDNNRNLDLDSIIAEVKAQYEDIANKSRAEVESMYQIKYQELQSSAGRHGDELRNTKNEISELNRYITRLQSEIDALKAQRANLEAQIAEAEERGELALKDARAKLSELEAALQKAKQDMARQLREYQELMNVKLALDIEIATYRKLLEGEESRLESGIQNMSIQTKTTGYSGVSSGYSGGLQSGYGGGYGSGFGGGYNVYSSSVSSPLETSRTKRSIVVKTVETKDGRVLSESSDVFSKP